A window of Corallococcus macrosporus DSM 14697 contains these coding sequences:
- a CDS encoding DUF6900 domain-containing protein, with translation MTPRKPRSTSTAKPARAPEATLERIARETLNIDTLKTRNSDRLDFHDVSVWRLKDALEAAFQAGLSAASSPRSK, from the coding sequence ATGACACCCCGCAAGCCACGCTCGACCAGCACCGCGAAGCCTGCCCGGGCGCCCGAGGCAACCCTCGAGCGCATCGCACGCGAAACGCTCAACATCGACACCTTGAAGACACGCAACAGCGACCGCCTCGACTTTCACGATGTGTCGGTGTGGCGCCTGAAGGATGCCCTCGAAGCCGCCTTTCAGGCCGGCCTGAGCGCCGCCAGCAGCCCCCGCAGCAAGTAG
- a CDS encoding phage late control D family protein, translated as MTRPLDRSAPGVRLTLLAHEKARSGEPLSLEGRVLGLTFEDSATKADKLSLQLDNFDLALFDRAELVGGAVLEVSWGYPGLMAPPRRVVVKKLKGFQVLTVEGQALSALMHREAKTRTWKGKTRAQVVREVAAEYGYEEDSVHVEDTGEPFDTIHQAGETDARFLRRLAAREEFEFHVDDRGLTFGSRNQAAAPTQVLWWYADAGRGDILSVNVESELGRRVGQVGVRGRDAMAKATIDAQASSATVERTTLADYLEVVDKRTGTTSLQLRNSTTSVQPTSASTPAQAQRESEARFRRAEAGTVKLSLQVVGNPALRAKSVVEVRGISSFLSGKYYVTEAKHVLSASGYTTALKLSRDGTGRRQQATPEKQGQPQGGQPNTSAPEATGALKEVEAFERDTGTRYIEYRRDGQPIGVEDPEAGMSLPR; from the coding sequence ATGACGCGGCCCCTCGACAGGAGCGCGCCTGGCGTGCGCCTCACGCTGCTGGCACACGAGAAGGCCCGCAGCGGTGAGCCCCTCTCCCTGGAGGGCCGTGTCCTCGGCCTCACCTTCGAGGACTCCGCGACGAAGGCCGACAAGCTGTCCCTCCAGTTGGACAACTTTGACCTGGCGCTCTTCGACAGGGCCGAGCTGGTGGGCGGCGCGGTGCTGGAGGTGTCCTGGGGCTACCCGGGCCTCATGGCACCTCCGCGGCGAGTGGTGGTGAAGAAGCTGAAGGGCTTTCAGGTGCTCACCGTCGAGGGCCAGGCGCTCTCCGCCCTCATGCACCGCGAGGCGAAGACGCGCACCTGGAAGGGCAAGACGCGCGCCCAGGTGGTGCGCGAGGTGGCCGCCGAGTACGGCTACGAGGAGGACTCCGTCCACGTCGAGGACACAGGAGAGCCCTTCGACACCATCCACCAGGCCGGGGAGACGGATGCGAGGTTCCTCCGCCGCTTGGCCGCGCGGGAGGAGTTCGAGTTCCACGTCGACGACAGGGGCCTCACCTTTGGCTCGCGCAACCAGGCCGCCGCGCCCACACAGGTGCTGTGGTGGTACGCGGACGCGGGCCGGGGCGACATCCTCTCCGTCAACGTCGAGTCGGAGCTGGGCCGCCGAGTGGGCCAGGTGGGCGTCCGTGGCCGTGACGCCATGGCCAAGGCAACCATCGACGCCCAGGCGAGCAGTGCCACCGTGGAGCGCACCACGCTCGCGGACTACCTCGAGGTGGTGGACAAGCGCACGGGCACCACGTCGCTGCAGCTTCGCAACAGCACCACCAGCGTCCAGCCCACCTCGGCGTCGACACCTGCCCAAGCCCAGCGCGAGTCCGAGGCCCGCTTCCGACGCGCGGAAGCCGGCACCGTGAAGCTGTCCCTCCAGGTGGTGGGCAACCCCGCCCTGCGCGCGAAGTCCGTCGTGGAGGTGCGCGGCATCTCCAGCTTCCTGTCCGGGAAGTATTACGTCACCGAGGCGAAGCACGTCCTCTCCGCGTCTGGCTACACCACGGCCTTGAAGCTGTCGCGCGACGGCACCGGCCGCCGGCAGCAAGCCACTCCCGAGAAGCAAGGCCAGCCCCAGGGCGGACAGCCCAACACCAGCGCACCCGAGGCGACTGGGGCGCTGAAGGAAGTCGAGGCCTTCGAGAGGGACACCGGCACCCGGTACATCGAGTACCGCCGCGACGGGCAGCCCATCGGTGTCGAGGACCCTGAAGCCGGAATGAGTCTCCCCAGGTAG
- a CDS encoding IS701 family transposase yields MTPTQLHKLDWELSEFLDSMTEGMGRTERRRALGGYLTGLLLDGERKSIEPMAARLVAAPEQTEAMRQRLQQCVSGAAWEDSEMRRRLARKLERELPGLEALVIDDTGLPKKGVHSVGVARQYSGTLGRTENCQVAVSLHVAGEKGSGCIAIQLYLPEEWTRSRKRCKAAGVPAGVKFQKKWQIALRQLDDALAWGVRRHLVLADAGYGDAREFRDGVRERGLHYLMGVQGTRKVWPPGAKPRKPEREPGQNGRTRTRYVAAGVQPWAIEELALQLPKEEFQTVSWREGSRGEQSSRFAAVRVRTAERHVQRAAPSEEVWLLIEWPQEEKAPTKYSLCSLPANTSLTELVRLSKLRWRVERDYQELKGEVGLDHFEGRGWRGFHHHATLCMVAHGFLALRRALFPPEENTLDTARGAPPPSAPAAAPHRPLPTVPASHQRPCTSSGAVTHVTG; encoded by the coding sequence ATGACGCCCACCCAGTTACACAAGCTTGACTGGGAGCTGAGCGAGTTCCTGGACTCGATGACGGAGGGAATGGGCCGGACCGAGAGACGTCGCGCCCTCGGCGGCTACCTCACTGGGCTGCTGCTCGACGGAGAACGCAAGAGCATCGAGCCCATGGCGGCCCGGCTCGTCGCAGCCCCCGAGCAGACAGAAGCCATGCGCCAGCGGCTTCAGCAGTGCGTGTCCGGCGCGGCTTGGGAGGACTCCGAAATGCGACGACGTCTGGCGCGGAAGCTTGAGCGCGAGCTACCGGGCTTGGAGGCCCTCGTCATTGACGACACGGGCTTGCCGAAGAAGGGCGTGCATTCGGTGGGTGTGGCGCGCCAGTACTCGGGCACCCTGGGGCGGACGGAGAACTGCCAGGTGGCCGTCAGCCTGCATGTTGCTGGAGAGAAGGGCAGCGGCTGCATCGCCATACAGTTGTACCTGCCTGAGGAGTGGACGCGCAGCAGGAAGCGCTGCAAGGCCGCGGGCGTCCCGGCTGGAGTGAAGTTTCAGAAGAAGTGGCAGATAGCGCTGCGCCAATTGGATGACGCCTTGGCGTGGGGCGTACGCCGGCACCTCGTGCTGGCCGATGCCGGGTATGGCGATGCACGGGAGTTCCGCGACGGCGTGCGAGAGCGCGGCCTGCACTACCTCATGGGTGTGCAGGGCACGCGCAAGGTGTGGCCGCCCGGCGCCAAGCCGCGCAAGCCCGAGAGGGAGCCGGGGCAGAACGGGCGCACGCGCACGCGCTACGTGGCCGCGGGCGTGCAGCCCTGGGCCATCGAGGAGTTGGCGCTTCAGCTTCCGAAGGAGGAATTCCAGACAGTCTCTTGGCGCGAGGGCAGTCGGGGCGAGCAGTCCTCCCGGTTCGCCGCCGTGCGCGTGCGGACGGCGGAGCGGCACGTCCAGCGAGCTGCGCCGAGTGAAGAGGTATGGCTGCTCATCGAGTGGCCCCAGGAGGAGAAGGCTCCAACGAAGTACTCGCTCTGCTCGCTGCCCGCGAACACGTCGCTTACGGAGTTGGTGCGCTTGTCCAAGCTGCGCTGGAGAGTGGAGCGCGACTACCAGGAACTCAAAGGCGAGGTGGGGCTTGACCACTTCGAGGGGCGAGGGTGGCGAGGCTTCCACCACCATGCCACCCTCTGCATGGTAGCCCACGGATTCCTCGCGCTCCGCCGGGCGCTTTTCCCCCCGGAGGAGAACACGCTGGACACTGCCCGAGGTGCGCCGCCGCCTTCAGCACCTGCTGCTGCGCCGCATCGGCCACTGCCCACTGTGCCTGCGTCACATCAACGCCCGTGCACCTCCTCGGGGGCCGTCACGCATGTGACCGGGTAG
- a CDS encoding phage tail tape measure protein — protein MLNNLGLGFVFTARDLASGTFQGVERNFMSLDRRVGLGTARIEGAFQRLGVAMALFTAGAVTLGASLSLANTAGQFEQAVAGVAAVSGASAEVLGQLRDAAIQASLATQFTPTESVLGLRELTQAGFTAAEAMKLLEPVLDLAGGSLGELTPQGAAGLASQAMKAFGISTDKAALSVDQMLQAVNVFALSANELPLALGTAARGAQALNQSLPETLIALGLVKNVVPGVERASTAVAVAMERMADPQVQEHLRGLGVAVTDSKGNFLSFLGILDELAPALSRMTEAQRSAFLLKAFGREALGGVNAILTQFTNGIRKDTGEVVRGAEALKYLRDEFENAGGTAEAFRKQMLDTFEGQKTLLAGNLETLAIVLGEPFAQVLKPLVTLVASTVQQVLGVFQALPGPVKRAFAAFALGAGGLVTLVGTVIAAKVGLALMVVGLKVLGLTLGSLLATVLPAVAAVVLLGVAVAGLAYAFRHNLGGLGDFARRVQEQVTLAFRGLVQLFEDGGFSGAVREELGQAQNAGLNDFLINLYLWAHRVHSFFSGLADGFSSGLEAARPTLDAFQATLRRVGEALGVLSERDDAATAAAKFAAFGDAGATVGRALARVFDFVVRGLTAAAEVVEGLAGQWGYMKAGVDVLLGSLAHLGRVLGGALSGLLGTSSAAREGGSIWVAMGQAIGFAIGNITTVVGVLVSAVSLVVSVVGGILNAALAAFSGIVDVFWGVVLTLGGALTGNWAEAWTGLRLIVFGTVDAISGVLLELVGAILGVVDAVASLFGANTGLQQALRTARLGLHRDLSVAFGLEDSTGSAATPSPVVATASPTSPVDWPLESSSMPAVAALQASLPQPEVLSSQPAATPAAPVLVSLQVDGEVLAQATARAERDAASRSFSPMPAY, from the coding sequence ATGCTCAACAACCTCGGCCTGGGCTTCGTCTTCACGGCACGGGACTTGGCCTCTGGCACCTTTCAAGGGGTGGAGCGCAACTTCATGAGCCTGGACAGGCGCGTGGGGTTGGGCACCGCGCGCATCGAAGGGGCCTTCCAGCGGCTCGGCGTCGCCATGGCCCTCTTCACGGCGGGCGCCGTCACCCTTGGTGCGTCGCTGTCCCTGGCCAACACTGCAGGCCAATTTGAGCAGGCCGTGGCGGGCGTGGCCGCCGTCTCTGGTGCCTCGGCCGAGGTGCTTGGGCAGCTTCGGGACGCGGCAATCCAAGCAAGCCTCGCCACGCAGTTCACCCCCACCGAGTCGGTGCTGGGCCTGCGCGAGCTCACCCAGGCCGGCTTCACTGCCGCTGAGGCCATGAAGCTGCTGGAGCCCGTCCTGGATTTGGCCGGTGGCTCGCTGGGGGAACTGACACCCCAGGGAGCGGCGGGCCTGGCGTCGCAGGCGATGAAGGCCTTCGGCATCTCCACCGACAAGGCAGCCCTCTCCGTCGACCAGATGCTCCAGGCCGTCAACGTCTTCGCCCTCAGCGCGAATGAGTTGCCCCTGGCCCTCGGAACCGCCGCGCGTGGTGCGCAGGCCCTCAACCAGTCCCTGCCCGAGACGCTCATCGCCCTGGGCCTCGTGAAGAACGTCGTCCCCGGCGTAGAGCGCGCCTCTACCGCCGTGGCCGTCGCCATGGAGCGCATGGCGGACCCGCAGGTGCAAGAGCACCTGCGCGGCCTGGGCGTTGCCGTCACCGACTCCAAAGGCAACTTCCTCTCCTTCCTCGGCATCCTCGACGAGCTGGCACCGGCCCTCAGCCGCATGACGGAGGCACAGCGCTCCGCATTCCTGCTGAAGGCCTTCGGCCGCGAGGCGCTGGGCGGCGTGAATGCCATCCTCACGCAGTTCACCAACGGCATCCGCAAGGACACCGGCGAAGTCGTCCGCGGCGCCGAGGCCCTCAAGTACCTGCGCGATGAGTTCGAGAATGCGGGCGGCACGGCCGAGGCGTTCCGCAAGCAGATGCTGGACACCTTCGAGGGCCAGAAGACGCTGCTCGCCGGCAACCTGGAGACGCTGGCCATCGTCCTCGGGGAGCCCTTCGCCCAAGTCTTGAAGCCCCTCGTCACCCTCGTCGCCAGCACGGTGCAGCAGGTGCTGGGTGTCTTCCAGGCGTTGCCTGGCCCGGTGAAGCGCGCCTTCGCAGCCTTCGCGCTCGGAGCTGGCGGCCTGGTTACTCTCGTCGGCACCGTCATCGCCGCGAAGGTGGGCCTGGCGCTGATGGTGGTGGGCCTCAAGGTGCTGGGCCTCACGCTGGGCAGCCTCCTGGCCACGGTGCTGCCAGCGGTAGCAGCTGTTGTCCTCCTGGGTGTCGCCGTGGCCGGCCTCGCCTACGCCTTCCGTCACAACCTCGGTGGCCTGGGCGACTTCGCGCGGCGTGTGCAGGAGCAGGTGACGCTCGCCTTCCGCGGCCTCGTCCAGCTCTTCGAGGACGGTGGCTTCTCCGGCGCGGTGCGGGAGGAACTGGGCCAGGCGCAGAACGCCGGCCTGAACGACTTCCTCATCAACCTCTACCTGTGGGCACACCGCGTCCACAGCTTCTTCTCCGGCCTGGCCGACGGCTTCTCCTCCGGGCTCGAAGCCGCACGCCCCACCCTCGACGCATTCCAGGCGACGTTGCGGCGTGTGGGCGAGGCGCTGGGCGTCCTCTCCGAGCGGGACGACGCGGCCACGGCGGCGGCGAAGTTCGCCGCCTTCGGCGACGCGGGGGCCACGGTGGGGCGCGCCCTCGCCCGCGTCTTCGACTTCGTCGTCAGGGGCCTGACGGCCGCCGCGGAAGTGGTGGAGGGCCTGGCGGGACAGTGGGGCTACATGAAGGCCGGCGTCGACGTCCTCCTGGGCAGCCTGGCGCACCTGGGCCGCGTCCTCGGCGGGGCGCTCTCTGGCCTCCTGGGCACCAGCTCCGCCGCGAGGGAAGGCGGCAGCATCTGGGTGGCCATGGGGCAAGCCATCGGGTTTGCCATCGGCAACATCACCACCGTCGTGGGCGTGCTGGTGTCCGCCGTCTCCCTCGTGGTGTCGGTGGTGGGGGGCATCCTCAACGCCGCCCTGGCGGCCTTCTCCGGCATCGTCGACGTCTTCTGGGGCGTGGTGTTGACGTTGGGGGGCGCCCTCACCGGCAACTGGGCCGAGGCCTGGACGGGGCTGAGGCTCATCGTCTTCGGCACGGTCGACGCAATCTCCGGCGTCCTCCTGGAGCTGGTGGGCGCCATCCTCGGCGTCGTGGACGCGGTGGCGAGCCTCTTCGGAGCGAACACCGGTTTGCAGCAGGCGCTGCGGACTGCCCGGCTGGGCCTCCACCGGGACTTGTCCGTCGCCTTCGGCCTCGAGGACTCCACCGGCAGCGCCGCCACACCGTCGCCCGTCGTCGCCACCGCTTCGCCCACCTCGCCAGTGGACTGGCCCCTGGAGTCCTCGTCCATGCCGGCGGTGGCGGCCCTCCAGGCCTCGCTGCCCCAGCCCGAGGTGCTCTCCTCGCAGCCGGCCGCGACTCCCGCCGCGCCCGTCCTCGTCAGCCTGCAGGTGGACGGCGAGGTGCTTGCCCAGGCCACGGCGCGCGCCGAGAGAGACGCAGCCTCCCGCAGCTTCTCCCCCATGCCGGCGTACTGA
- a CDS encoding peptidoglycan-binding protein — translation MPIAAGLARPPRCVLVNVLTGEAMECLFNPTQLTEKLQVNWNRLAVPGLSHQVLQFQGTSNRQLAGVEFYLDTFFATQQADTSNIMAFRGFLRALTVPPAGTEGVLATAPPRVLVLWPGILTVECVVASVEFQYRQLAVDGRVLVYTATVTFEEVLDTRVTSEQLRQEVP, via the coding sequence GTGCCCATCGCTGCCGGCCTCGCCCGTCCTCCCCGCTGCGTGTTGGTGAATGTCCTCACCGGCGAGGCCATGGAGTGCCTCTTCAACCCCACCCAGCTCACCGAGAAGCTCCAGGTGAATTGGAATCGCCTGGCGGTGCCGGGCCTCTCCCACCAGGTGCTCCAGTTTCAGGGCACTTCCAACCGGCAGTTGGCGGGCGTGGAGTTCTACCTGGACACATTCTTCGCCACGCAGCAGGCCGACACGTCCAACATCATGGCGTTCCGCGGCTTCCTGCGGGCGCTCACCGTGCCCCCGGCGGGCACCGAGGGTGTGCTGGCGACAGCACCGCCGCGTGTCCTCGTCCTCTGGCCCGGCATCCTCACCGTGGAGTGCGTCGTCGCCAGCGTGGAGTTCCAGTACCGCCAGCTCGCCGTCGACGGACGCGTCCTCGTCTACACCGCCACCGTCACCTTCGAGGAGGTGCTGGACACCCGCGTCACCTCTGAGCAGCTCCGTCAGGAGGTGCCGTAG
- a CDS encoding phage baseplate assembly protein V — protein MSTFDDDILAHDTRLLGMYVGYVTSRDDEAQLGRVRVCIPGVLEPESAWAWPLGTSGGGAKDTGFFAVPHVGAEVAVFFNQGDVDAPYYLSAHWGKPGGQSEVPEEAQVSPPDNRVLATPTFRVELDESVGHRKLKLTNRKTGDCLTFDAEENTVTLEATTALTLRAVGAISLEAAQVTIAGRVVRPIADPI, from the coding sequence ATGAGCACCTTCGACGACGACATCCTCGCCCACGACACGCGCCTGCTCGGCATGTACGTGGGCTACGTCACTAGCCGCGACGACGAGGCGCAGCTCGGCCGCGTCCGCGTGTGCATCCCCGGTGTCCTCGAGCCCGAGTCCGCCTGGGCCTGGCCCCTGGGCACCTCCGGCGGGGGCGCCAAGGACACGGGCTTCTTCGCGGTGCCACACGTCGGCGCAGAGGTGGCTGTCTTCTTCAACCAGGGCGACGTCGACGCGCCCTACTACCTCAGCGCGCACTGGGGGAAGCCGGGCGGACAGAGCGAGGTGCCCGAAGAAGCCCAGGTGTCTCCGCCCGACAACCGCGTCCTCGCCACGCCCACCTTCCGCGTCGAGTTGGACGAGTCCGTGGGCCACCGCAAGCTGAAGCTCACCAACCGGAAGACGGGTGACTGCCTCACCTTCGACGCGGAGGAGAACACCGTCACCCTGGAGGCCACCACCGCCCTCACCCTGCGTGCGGTGGGCGCCATCTCCCTCGAAGCCGCTCAAGTCACCATCGCCGGGCGCGTGGTGCGCCCCATCGCCGACCCGATTTGA
- a CDS encoding baseplate J/gp47 family protein → MEAFADVPLLSASTDYTHRDFDALRARLVALVKSVFPDWSDFDVASFGNVLLEMYAFIGDVLGFYQDNLARESRLSTATQRRNVIALARMLGYRLHGAQAATAEVELRLAQPPAAPVTFPAGTIVRTQEVTEAVRFQFLSSVTIPAGANPPRFVAVVEHSKTHTQLFDARGLADFEAHLDFAPYLDGSARVSTPQGAFTEVDTFLNSRASDAHFLVSVDQGDRATVRFGTGTNGLPPAGTVAVVYKTGGGAAGNVDAGRLVVVEGSFRDAHGHAVQVSVHNPAPASGGADRQTVASAKLLVPESLRALTRTVSREDFEINARRLPGVARALMLTSNEDATIGENAGILYVVPQGGGVPTPALKAQVLRQVTEVYPCTLTFQVSVQEPVYRRVDISARLFLRQGASAQDVAARVRQALTAHFRISEPDGTPNPRIDFGFNLKDAQGFPAGEVAWSDVFNVIRDVSGVRKLGDARMDLTLNGLPADVKLTVRELPVLGSVTLQDGDTGGLL, encoded by the coding sequence GTGGAGGCCTTCGCCGACGTGCCACTTCTCTCCGCGTCCACCGACTACACCCACCGCGACTTCGACGCCCTGCGCGCGCGCCTCGTCGCGCTTGTGAAGAGCGTCTTCCCCGACTGGAGCGACTTCGACGTCGCCAGCTTCGGTAATGTCCTGCTGGAGATGTACGCCTTCATCGGCGACGTCCTCGGATTCTACCAGGACAACCTCGCCCGTGAGTCGCGACTCTCCACTGCGACCCAGCGCCGCAACGTCATCGCCCTGGCGCGCATGCTGGGCTACCGGCTTCACGGCGCGCAGGCGGCCACGGCCGAGGTAGAGCTGCGCCTAGCCCAGCCTCCCGCCGCCCCCGTCACCTTCCCCGCCGGCACCATCGTCCGCACGCAGGAGGTGACGGAGGCCGTCCGCTTCCAGTTCCTCTCGTCCGTCACCATTCCGGCCGGCGCCAACCCGCCGCGCTTCGTCGCGGTGGTGGAGCACTCGAAGACGCACACCCAGCTCTTCGACGCCCGCGGCCTCGCCGACTTCGAGGCGCACCTGGACTTCGCGCCCTACCTCGACGGCTCCGCCCGCGTGTCCACCCCCCAGGGCGCCTTCACCGAGGTGGACACCTTCCTCAACTCTCGCGCTTCCGACGCCCACTTCCTCGTCAGCGTCGACCAGGGGGACAGGGCCACCGTCCGCTTCGGCACCGGCACCAACGGCCTGCCACCCGCTGGCACCGTGGCAGTGGTGTACAAGACGGGGGGCGGCGCGGCCGGCAACGTGGACGCGGGACGCCTCGTCGTCGTGGAGGGCAGCTTCCGGGACGCCCACGGCCACGCGGTGCAGGTATCCGTCCACAACCCCGCCCCCGCCTCGGGTGGCGCGGACAGGCAGACGGTGGCCTCCGCGAAGCTGCTCGTCCCCGAGAGCCTCCGGGCCCTGACGCGCACCGTCTCCCGCGAGGACTTCGAAATCAACGCCCGGCGCCTGCCCGGTGTGGCCCGCGCCCTCATGCTGACGTCCAACGAGGACGCCACCATTGGGGAGAATGCCGGCATCCTCTACGTGGTGCCCCAGGGCGGCGGGGTGCCCACGCCCGCGCTCAAGGCCCAGGTGCTGCGCCAGGTGACGGAAGTCTACCCCTGCACCCTCACCTTCCAGGTGAGCGTCCAGGAGCCGGTGTACCGGCGCGTGGACATCTCCGCCCGCCTCTTCCTGCGCCAGGGCGCTTCGGCCCAGGACGTCGCCGCACGTGTCCGCCAGGCGCTCACTGCCCACTTCCGCATCAGCGAGCCGGACGGCACGCCCAACCCGCGCATCGACTTCGGCTTCAACCTCAAGGACGCCCAGGGCTTCCCGGCCGGCGAGGTGGCCTGGTCCGACGTCTTCAACGTCATCCGCGACGTGTCCGGCGTCCGGAAGCTGGGCGACGCGCGAATGGACCTGACACTCAACGGCCTGCCCGCGGACGTGAAGCTGACGGTGCGGGAGCTGCCGGTGCTGGGCAGCGTCACCCTGCAGGACGGGGACACCGGAGGGCTCCTCTGA
- a CDS encoding phage tail protein, with amino-acid sequence MATVELPALYVDTVSLFAETRRPLLLNRAPGPEEEDVPVDAALELEVVDVGADGIARAATRVWVGGVLAFEGGASVEVQPAFTGPLAEVTQTADTLRVVLHPAVPLASQATVSVHVASATAGGAHLLDETYTFTVEDRTAPRLVGAQALAPKSVRLAFDEDVRVPPSARFTFTPRGAPAVPVASLEAAADGPLVHLVLDTELTPDVGYEVLVEGVTDAHGNPVLAPYHRATFAGFRPARPPSRSFQLWNMLPGHNRRDDVTGDLRRFISCLQEVTDLLLADLDAFPDVFDLERAPEDFLDAILQDLGNPFAFELDVLARRRLAAILVDMYQQKGTALGLRNAIRFFLGIEVRAISPFASDTLVLGESELGVDWVLGPSERFARYAFNVEVERLLSPAERQRLRTLVEYLKPAHTHFIDLVEPLPPILPEHWELGLSELGETTTLH; translated from the coding sequence ATGGCCACGGTTGAGCTGCCCGCCCTCTACGTCGACACCGTCTCCCTCTTCGCCGAGACGCGCCGCCCCCTCCTCCTCAACCGCGCTCCGGGCCCCGAGGAGGAGGACGTCCCCGTCGATGCCGCGCTGGAGCTGGAGGTGGTGGACGTCGGCGCGGACGGCATTGCCCGGGCGGCCACGCGCGTCTGGGTGGGTGGAGTCCTCGCCTTCGAGGGCGGGGCCAGCGTCGAGGTGCAACCCGCCTTCACGGGGCCCCTGGCGGAGGTGACGCAGACAGCGGACACCCTGCGCGTGGTGCTCCACCCGGCGGTGCCGCTGGCCAGCCAGGCCACCGTCTCCGTCCACGTCGCCTCGGCCACGGCCGGCGGCGCGCACCTCCTCGACGAGACGTACACCTTCACCGTGGAGGACCGCACTGCGCCCCGGCTCGTGGGCGCCCAGGCCCTGGCGCCGAAGTCCGTGCGCCTCGCCTTCGACGAGGACGTGCGGGTGCCTCCCTCGGCGCGCTTCACCTTCACGCCTCGTGGCGCCCCCGCAGTCCCGGTGGCCTCCCTCGAGGCCGCGGCCGACGGCCCCCTCGTCCACCTCGTCCTCGACACGGAGCTGACGCCGGACGTGGGGTACGAGGTCCTCGTGGAGGGCGTGACGGACGCACACGGCAACCCGGTGCTCGCCCCCTACCACCGCGCCACCTTCGCGGGCTTCCGTCCAGCCCGGCCACCCTCCCGGAGCTTCCAGCTCTGGAACATGCTGCCGGGCCACAACCGCCGCGACGACGTGACGGGCGACCTGCGCCGCTTCATCTCCTGTCTCCAGGAGGTGACGGACTTGCTCCTGGCTGACTTGGACGCCTTCCCCGACGTCTTCGACTTGGAGCGCGCGCCGGAGGACTTCCTGGACGCCATCCTCCAGGACTTGGGCAACCCCTTCGCCTTCGAGCTGGACGTCCTCGCCCGGCGCCGCCTGGCCGCCATCCTCGTGGACATGTACCAGCAGAAGGGCACCGCGCTGGGCCTGCGCAACGCCATCCGCTTCTTCCTTGGCATCGAGGTGCGGGCCATTTCCCCGTTCGCCTCCGACACCCTCGTGCTGGGTGAGTCCGAGCTGGGCGTGGACTGGGTGCTGGGCCCCTCGGAGCGCTTCGCCCGCTACGCCTTCAACGTCGAGGTGGAGCGCCTCCTCTCGCCTGCGGAGCGCCAGCGCCTGCGCACCCTCGTCGAGTACCTCAAGCCCGCCCACACCCACTTCATCGACTTGGTGGAGCCCCTGCCCCCCATTCTCCCCGAGCACTGGGAGCTGGGACTCAGCGAGCTGGGCGAGACGACGACACTGCACTGA
- a CDS encoding DUF2924 domain-containing protein: protein MPRNAAPKTKKLESMSVTELRARYLEVVGEETRSTNKTHLIRRIEEALAAKKRRGPSRRATAAAPSAPPAPAAPAPAPAAGTQPAPRRGRFANMSLAELQAKYSEVVGRPTGSSDTSYLKWKIREAEAGRVPVGPRPEREAKVREDGKRVIPLTYDAEALAALDKAWREAGLPSRARFFRRAVHRELTAMGATEAAAHFAADAAEE, encoded by the coding sequence ATGCCTCGCAACGCCGCACCGAAGACGAAGAAGCTGGAGTCCATGAGCGTGACGGAGCTGCGCGCCCGATACCTCGAAGTGGTGGGTGAGGAGACGCGTAGCACGAACAAGACGCACCTCATCCGCCGCATCGAGGAGGCCCTCGCAGCGAAGAAGCGGCGCGGCCCCTCCCGCCGGGCGACGGCCGCCGCCCCCAGCGCGCCTCCAGCGCCCGCCGCACCAGCCCCCGCGCCAGCCGCAGGCACGCAGCCTGCCCCTCGGCGCGGGCGCTTCGCAAACATGTCGCTAGCGGAGTTGCAGGCGAAGTACAGCGAAGTCGTGGGGCGCCCGACGGGTAGCAGCGACACCTCCTACCTCAAGTGGAAGATTCGGGAGGCGGAGGCCGGACGCGTGCCGGTGGGCCCCCGCCCGGAGCGTGAGGCCAAGGTGCGCGAAGACGGCAAGCGCGTCATCCCCCTCACGTACGACGCGGAGGCTCTCGCGGCCCTGGACAAGGCCTGGCGCGAAGCGGGACTCCCGAGCCGGGCTCGCTTCTTCCGCCGAGCGGTGCATCGCGAGCTGACGGCCATGGGCGCCACCGAAGCCGCCGCGCACTTCGCCGCCGATGCCGCTGAGGAGTAA
- a CDS encoding GPW/gp25 family protein has protein sequence MSQQPRNLLIPFRRDKKRDFAVGSGAELLASKVRQVLLTEGATPHSTGELPWRTSFGAGLSRLRHQRNDTVLAELARVYIRDALARWLPGVHLEQVRIVQEAATLMLRIRVREHSATTALDVHLEE, from the coding sequence TTGAGCCAGCAACCTCGGAATCTCCTCATCCCCTTCCGCAGAGACAAGAAGCGGGACTTCGCCGTGGGCAGCGGGGCCGAACTACTCGCCTCGAAGGTGCGGCAGGTGCTGCTGACGGAGGGCGCCACGCCTCACTCCACTGGCGAGCTGCCCTGGCGCACCAGCTTCGGCGCGGGCCTCTCGCGGCTGCGCCACCAGCGCAACGACACGGTGTTGGCGGAGCTGGCGCGCGTGTACATCCGTGACGCCCTCGCGCGCTGGCTGCCTGGCGTCCATCTCGAGCAGGTCCGCATCGTTCAGGAGGCAGCCACTCTGATGCTTCGTATTCGAGTGCGCGAGCACAGCGCGACGACGGCATTGGACGTACATCTCGAAGAATAA